In Sorghum bicolor cultivar BTx623 chromosome 10, Sorghum_bicolor_NCBIv3, whole genome shotgun sequence, one genomic interval encodes:
- the LOC8061524 gene encoding putative 1-phosphatidylinositol-3-phosphate 5-kinase FAB1C yields the protein MGVPVAQKSDSWVTVLAMTDNGGLGVRPINGGRGGAVEQRGLGDNGPPVSPPERVCTPPAPRLAAWRRMSSPGPLRCSTPRSIGCEDGEDMDRYFSPQSEFSQDTSDTDSMSTSISRMYTFRLGTSSPLDSPLKQLGVGDMSPPSRRGCHSPSYPWNSCRGSDDVDSSFMSSPQHHDEQRKDDVQPIDLESRHIWYPPPPQDENGTFQYDEDDDNDVCVGKVFGHVHHDYCDGDDDVDDNDDYDSLGIKGKHSISHKEFLRSALHGHFRALVSQLLLGHGIDPVDGWPDIVASLAWQAATFVRPDTSKGGSMDPTDYVKVKCVASGNPNDSAFIKGVVCSKNVKHKRMVSKHENPRLLLLGGALEYQKVTNKLASINSILEQEKEYLKNAVAKIEAQRPHVLLVEKSVPLHAQQLLAKDISLVLNVKRSLLERISRCTGAQIASSVENITSTGVGQCQTFWIEKVTECSSPKVSNKKTVKTLMFFDGCPRRLGCTVLLRGKSYEELKKVKLAVQYALFAAYHLSLETSYLADEGATLPKVPSDLQFEKQNSSSRYYQQNLNEFQTIEGETFGSGCIMPCLNGSTNQSHSRDDIIHEEHAHCHSRADLSQEEYTRGTIKVYPYSTEASMYGNCIPPVQTPKNSLASVRKRTPGNLYFPHNGHIDEAGGGMSKVDSDFLDLDNGWNHISDEDSVAIRDHNGNHNEYFPTSDSPQSILVSLSVACPLRGIVCKQSQLFRIKFYGTFDKPLGRYFREDLFVQTSCCESCKEPAESHVRCYTHQQGSLTISVRTLPSVKLPGELDGKVWMWHRCLRCKPKDGIPPATQRIVMSDAARGLSFGKFLELSFSNHTTANRIACCGHSLQRDCLRFYGLGSMVAVFRYSPVDILSVNLPSSVLDFAYPKAQDWVIKEAVDVCARKEHLYKEIVVKLDCIEKIVKDQNIGMKSGLHKHVADLKELVKVEWKKYDVVSGFSIIDDLQTFEPYIDVLELNRLRRELVLDIHVWDRRLYMMHSLTKENCRTVPNDAECSEKLTESLLEQSKDVTSGKHLNVENSLEQNQPSMLEVAAVSVKSSSPMMEQTNTCVSRLETNIMGDLSMHSGSTVISFAPGPCEMQSEGVLAELEAGKFLQKSQSSASNLSDRIDLAWTGSGQFVKDSSSSVEAVSFVPASLKDDPAYQKVIAPIRIKSFDSAVSSRNVDDSNASIRRSYSQRPPKAIERTGKGLSPTFLNKLSLSGMIDGESRLLLSQNDSNVIVPIYDDEPSSMIAHAMTIPEYRSFLLPLLDQNNESSLLNYGSDQPQPTTGNDSKDNHLTVSFEDEDSYSVDKAKFSVTCYFAKQFDAIRRKCCPDELDYIRSLSRCKRWSAQGGKSNVYFAKTLDDRFVIKQVTRTELDSFEDYAVDYFKYLTDSVSSGSPTCLTKVLGLYQITAKNLRDGKELKMDVMVMENLFFKRKVSRIYDLKGSLRSRYNPDTSGNNKVLLDLNLLETLHTKPIFLGSKAKRRLERAVWNDTSFLASVDVMDYSLLVGIDEERKELVMGIIDYLRQYTWDKQLETWVKATGFLGGSKDVLPTIISPDQYKKRFRKAMSKYFLALPDQWSP from the exons ATGGGAGTGCCCGTCGCGCAGAAGTCCGATTCTTGGGTGACTGTGCTTGCGATGACGGACAACGGCGGCCTTGGCGTTCGGCCTATTAACGGAGGCCGAGGGGGTGCCGTGGAGCAGCGCGGGCTCGGCGACAACGGGCCTCCAGTGTCCCCACCAGAGCGTGTTTGTACGCCGCCTGCGCCGAGGCTGGCTGCTTGGCGGCGCATGTCGTCGCCTGGTCCTCTCCGGTGCTCAACCCCAAG GAGCATTGGGTGTGAAGATGGTGAGGATATGGATCGGTACTTTTCCCCACAGAGTGAGTTTTCTCAAGACACTTCTGATACGGATTCAATGAGCACAAGTATTAGTAGGATGTATACCTTCCGGTTGGGGACTTCGAGCCCATTAGATAGTCCTCTCAAACAATTGGGAGTAGGAGACATGAGTCCTCCCTCAAGGAGGGGTTGCCATTCTCCTAGCTATCCTTGGAATTCTTGCCGGGGATCAGATGATGTTGATTCTAGTTTTATGAGTTCACCTCAGCATCATGATGAACAGAGGAAAGATGATGTGCAACCAATTGATTTGGAGAGTAGACACATCTGGTATCCTCCACCACCTCAGGATGAAAATGGTACTTTTCAATATGATGAGGACGATGACAATGATGTTTGTGTTGGGAAGGTCTTTGGACATGTTCACCATGATTATTGCGACGgcgatgatgatgttgatgataATGATGATTATGATTCGTTAGGGATCAAAGGGAAACATAGTATATCTCACAAAGAGTTCTTGAGGAGTGCTTTACATGGGCATTTCAGGGCTCTCGTGTCCCAATTGCTCCTAGGACATGGCATTGATCCTGTGGATGGCTGGCCAGACATAGTGGCCTCATTAGCTTGGCAAGCAGCTACCTTTGTCAGGCCAGACACGAGCAAGGGTGGTAGCATGGATCCCACAGACTATGTCAAAGTCAAATGCGTAGCATCAGGAAATCCAAATGATAG TGCTTTCATTAAAGGTGTTGTctgttctaagaatgtaaaacatAAACGCATGGTGTCAAAACATGAGAACCCTAGGTTGCTTCTTTTGGGAGGAGCACTGGAATACCAGAAAGTCACGAACAAACTAGCTTCAATAAACAGCATTCTTGAACAG GAGAAGGAGTATCTTAAGAATGCTGTTGCAAAGATAGAGGCTCAACGCCCACATGTCTTGCTAGTCGAGAAAAGTGTGCCATTGCATGCACAACAGCTTCTTGCAAAAGATATCTCTTTAGTATTGAACGTCAAGAGATCACTTCTGGAAAGAATATCTCGCTGCACAGGTGCTCAAATTGCATCTTCTGTTGAAAATATCACTTCTACAGGAGTCGGACAATGCCAAACATTCTGGATTGAGAAAGTTACAGAATGTTCATCACCAAAGGTCTCAAACAAAAAAACGGTCAAGACACTGATGTTTTTTGATGGTTGTCCAAGACGCTTGGGGTGCACG GTTCTTCTAAGAGGAAAGTCATATGAAGAGTTAAAGAAAGTCAAACTTGCTGTGCAGTATGCTTTATTTGCAGCATACCACCTGTCACTTGAGACCTCATATCTTGCTGATGAGGGTGCAACACTTCCAAAAGTCCCCTCAGATCTTCAATTTGAGAAGCAGAATTCTTCCTCAAGATACTATCAGCAGAATTTGAATGAATTTCAAACCATTGAAGGGGAAACTTTTGGAAGTGGGTGCATCATGCCTTGCCTTAATGGTTCTACAAATCAATCTCATTCAAGAGATGACATAATTCACGAGGAACATGCACACTGTCATTCAAGAGCCGACTTAAGTCAAGAAGAATATACTCGTGGAACCATTAAGGTATACCCTTATTCCACAGAAGCTTCAATGTATGGCAACTGTATACCACCTGTTCAGACACCTAAAAATTCACTTGCCAGTGTGAGAAAAAGGACACCAggaaatttatattttccccaTAATGGTCACATAGATGAAGCAGGTGGTGGAATGTCAAAGGTTGATAGTGACTTCCTTGACTTGGATAATGGTTGGAATCATATCTCAGATGAAGATTCTGTAGCAATACGTGATCACAATGGGAACCACAACGAATATTTTCCAACATCTGACAGTCCACAGAGCATTTTGGTTTCCTTGTCAGTTGCATGCCCTCTGAGAGGAATTGTATGCAAGCAATCTCAGCTATTTCGAATAAAGTTCTACGGTACTTTTGATAAGCCACTTGGAAGGTATTTTCGTGAAGATTTATTTGTTCAG ACTTCATGCTGCGAATCTTGCAAGGAGCCTGCAGAATCTCATGTGCGAtgttacactcatcaacaaGGCAGTCTCACAATCAGTGTCAGAACTCTTCCATCTGTCAAGCTACCTGGGGAGCTTGATGGGAAGGTATGGATGTGGCACAGGTGTCTCAGGTGCAAACCAAAAGATGGAATTCCCCCAGCCACACAAAGGATAGTCATGTCGGATGCAGCACGCGGATTATCTTTTGGGAAGTTTCTGGAACTTAGCTTTTCAAATCACACAACAGCCAATCGAATTGCCTGCTGTGGACACTCCCTCCAGAGGGACTGCCTTCGTTTTTATGG GCTTGGGAGCATGGTTGCTGTCTTCCGTTATTCACCAGTAGACATTCTTTCTGTCAACTTGCCATCCTCAGTACTGGACTTTGCTTATCCAAAAGCTCAAGATtgggttatcaaagaagctgtTGAT GTATGCGCTAGGAAGGAACATCTGTATAAGGAAATTGTTGTTAAACTTGACTGCATCGAAAAGATAGTTAAAGACCAGAACATTGGTATGAAGTCAGGCTTGCATAAACATGTTGCCGATCTTAAAGAGTTGGTTAAAGTTGAGTGGAAGAAGTATGAC GTCGTATCAGGGTTTTCTATCATAGATGACTTGCAGACATTTGAACCATATATAGATGTTCTAGAGCTCAATCGCCTGAGGAGAGAGCTTGTACTTGATATTCACGTATGGGATCGCAGACTGTACATGATGCACTCCCTCACAAAAGAAAACTGTCGTACTGTGCCAAATGATGCAGAATGTTCTGAGAAGCTTACTGAAAGCTTATTAGAACAGTCAAAGGATGTGACATCTGGTAAACATTTGAATGTTGAGAATTCTCTAGAACAGAATCAACCAAGTATGTTGGAAGTGGCTGCAGTTTCAGTGAAATCATCATCCCCTATGATGGAACAAACCAACACTTGTGTTTCACGTTTGGAAACCAACATTATGGGTGATCTATCCATGCATTCTGGCTCAACTGTTATCAGCTTTGCCCCAGGCCCATGTGAAATGCAGAGTGAAGGAGTGCTGGCTGAACTAGAAGCTGGAAAATTTTTGCAGAAATCACAATCTTCTGCCTCCAATCTTTCTGACAGAATTGACTTAGCATGGACTGGTTCTGGTCAGTTTGTTAAGGATTCATCAAGTAGCGTGGAGGCAGTTTCATTTGTACCTGCTAGTCTGAAGGATGATCCTGCATACCAGAAGGTTATAGCACCAATTAGAATCAAATCATTCGATTCTGCTGTCAGTTCCAGAAATGTTGATGATTCAAATGCTAGTATAAGAAGATCTTATTCTCAAAGGCCCCCAAAAGCTATTGAGAGAACTGGTAAGGGCCTGTCACCAACATTCTTGAACAAGCTGTCACTTTCTGGTATGATTGATGGCGAGAGTCGGTTGCTACTGTCACAAAATGATTCAAATGTTATTGTTCCAATTTATGATGATGAACCATCTAGCATGATAGCCCATGCCATGACTATCCCAGAATACCGCAGCTTCTTGTTGCCACTTCTGGATCAGAATAATGAATCTAGTTTATTGAATTATGGTTCTGATCAGCCTCAACCTACAACTGGAAATGACTCTAAGGATAACCATTTAACTGTTTCTTTTGAGGATGAAGACTCATATTCTGTTGATAAAGCAAAATTTTCTGTGACATGTTATTTTGCAAAGCAGTTTGATGCAATCAGGAGAAAGTGCTGTCCAGATGAGCTAGACTATATCCGCTCCTTAAGTCGCTGCAAGAGATGGAGTGCTCAAGGTGGCAAGAGTAATGTCTACTTTGCCAAAACACTGGATGACAGATTTGTGATAAAGCAAGTGACCCGGACAGAATTAGATTCATTTGAGGATTATGCTGTTGATTACTTCAAATATTTGACAGACTCTGTATCGTCTGGGAGCCCAACTTGCCTCACTAAAGTCCTTGGTCTTTACCAG ATCACTGCCAAGAATTTGAGAGATGGAAAGGAGCTGAAGATGGATGTAATGGTCATGGAAAACCTATTTTTCAAGAGGAAGGTATCAAGAATATATGACCTAAAGGGCTCTTTGCGTTCGCGCTACAACCCTGATACTTCAGGGAACAACAAGGTTCTCTTGGATCTTA